From Pseudorasbora parva isolate DD20220531a chromosome 14, ASM2467924v1, whole genome shotgun sequence:
tttaattacattacattttatgtacatttttatgtatgttttgATGGATTgcattttgtttagttgttttTTGGTAGATTTGAGTGAATtttgttaattaatttattaattttatttttaaacgttATTATTGTAACTATAGTGAAACAGTAGGATGCagaattatttcattttgtatttttgttttgctttgatagattttaatgattttatatttatatgataACATTAGTGCAATGGTAAAATGctgatttttacatttaattaaattgtatattttcatttaaaaaattagttttggcagatttaaattaattttaaatgaattgtaataatgcatttgttttattttttaaaaacactgaatagttgggtttttattttattttgatagattgatagatttaattatttttttcttatttataatttattagtttttatttataacaataaCAACAGAGTATGATGTAGATTCTTTATAAACttgatttaatttttatttataacaataaCGATTGTGGAACAGTAGGATGTGgagatttattttaattaattgtatattatttttagttttgatatatttaaatgaattatattaattatataattaattatcagTGAAATAAttgtcttttttatattttatttgattttagaTTTGATTTTATAGATTTTAATGTAAATTGATACAATATAGGTTTTGGTGGCACTGAATGGAAAAGTTTGTGCTTCTATATAATAAACCAGCAattgtgatatatttttttcttttctttctgtaAACCTGACTCTCTTATTGACTGTCTTCTTCTAGTATTATTGCTGTAAGAAGAATGAATCCGATCCAGATGCTGATTGCCCACAAGCCCAGTTTGCCTGCAACGCATGCAGCCCATCCCGGCTGGACGGGGTCGCTTTGACCCCAATCTCCCTGTCACCAGAGCCTACGCCTCCGCAGAGCTTCTGCCCCACCTGCTCCCCATACAGCTCTCCATTTTACATCCGCACCATGGACGAAACGCGGAACGGGGGCGAACGGATCACTTATGTGCCGTTCCACTATGACAGCCCATCCCTGTCTCTCACCCTTCCCTCATTACACAGCGCCTCATTGAGCTCTCGAAGCCGACCGGAC
This genomic window contains:
- the fam163ab gene encoding protein FAM163A; protein product: MTAGTVVITGGILATVILLCIIVVLCYCRLQYYCCKKNESDPDADCPQAQFACNACSPSRLDGVALTPISLSPEPTPPQSFCPTCSPYSSPFYIRTMDETRNGGERITYVPFHYDSPSLSLTLPSLHSASLSSRSRPDPCSNTRAISTDV